The following are encoded together in the Methanosarcina flavescens genome:
- a CDS encoding restriction endonuclease: protein MSKSQEAGKELENYVENVYSILLQNEHLKNFKIIKNHKERAKSGALHEFDVFFEVEIAGVTHKVAIECKNYNKNVEKEKLDAFKSKLDGCNIKTGFMIAANGYQKGAKLEAKFYGIELITTEDLPNIYPLTLNHVKWLLPDENTYGDPYWTIMEVTEDGKNKGTYYSPSKKVALYMSRYYPHEETTLNGAIALFISKKSAERVLKADGVENCTVFGVSRQHLIALCDTAKDFNRPFAIALDFGLGKDGRICMLEQSYDQILDNFGM, encoded by the coding sequence ATGTCTAAGTCGCAAGAAGCAGGTAAGGAGTTAGAGAATTATGTTGAAAACGTTTACTCAATTCTGTTGCAAAACGAGCATTTAAAAAATTTCAAAATAATAAAGAACCACAAAGAAAGAGCAAAATCTGGAGCCCTACATGAGTTCGATGTTTTTTTTGAAGTTGAAATAGCAGGAGTAACTCACAAAGTCGCAATTGAATGCAAAAATTACAATAAAAATGTAGAAAAAGAAAAGCTCGACGCTTTTAAGTCAAAACTTGATGGTTGCAACATTAAGACTGGTTTTATGATCGCTGCGAATGGATACCAAAAAGGAGCTAAACTAGAAGCAAAATTCTATGGAATAGAGCTAATAACTACTGAAGATTTGCCAAATATATATCCACTAACTCTTAACCATGTGAAATGGCTTCTGCCAGACGAAAATACATATGGAGATCCATATTGGACTATTATGGAAGTAACTGAAGATGGGAAAAATAAAGGTACATATTATTCACCTAGTAAAAAGGTAGCACTATATATGTCGAGATATTATCCTCATGAGGAGACGACACTTAATGGGGCGATAGCATTATTCATATCGAAAAAGTCTGCTGAAAGAGTATTAAAAGCCGATGGGGTAGAGAATTGTACTGTTTTTGGGGTTAGTCGACAACATTTGATAGCACTTTGCGACACTGCGAAAGATTTTAATCGACCATTTGCGATCGCTCTCGACTTCGGATTAGGGAAAGACGGCAGGATCTGTATGCTTGAACAGTCATATGATCAAATATTAGATAATTTTGGCATGTAA
- a CDS encoding SPASM domain-containing protein: MFIYLGQVIPYTAGCKSYESSCMLTEEFSAINQQFYKNLNLMGFDAGRESFYPSFARACDANRTNAFVLDPDGDMYKCWTEIGNKAASIGKIGDLILQDEEKGNREIQWLAWEPFEYSECVKCKILPICMGGCAHQAMFINRGRPECKEWKYGLENYVRSMFFSLKAQRAAIDKSC, from the coding sequence GTGTTCATCTACCTGGGCCAGGTTATACCCTATACGGCAGGATGCAAATCGTATGAGAGTTCCTGCATGTTGACCGAAGAATTTTCGGCAATAAACCAGCAATTTTATAAAAACCTGAACCTCATGGGATTTGACGCCGGCAGAGAGTCCTTTTATCCGAGCTTTGCCCGCGCCTGCGACGCCAACCGGACGAACGCTTTTGTCCTTGACCCAGATGGGGACATGTACAAGTGCTGGACCGAAATAGGCAACAAAGCTGCAAGCATCGGAAAAATTGGCGACCTGATACTACAGGACGAGGAGAAAGGAAACCGCGAAATCCAGTGGCTTGCCTGGGAACCTTTCGAATATTCGGAATGCGTGAAATGCAAAATACTGCCCATCTGCATGGGAGGCTGTGCCCATCAGGCTATGTTTATTAACAGGGGCAGACCCGAATGCAAGGAATGGAAGTATGGGCTGGAGAATTATGTTCGGAGTATGTTTTTCTCTTTGAAGGCTCAGAGAGCAGCTATTGATAAATCTTGTTGA
- a CDS encoding radical SAM protein: protein MKPSAYNFVWSTDDPEKAIIFNSLTTALAEVRKSRIGLLNVPQFDYALLPENEKQFVDELQKGGFVVDDTADELRTVKFNYNSDKYDSLIARLVIAPTLACNFACSYCFEQSEKSQSGKSEQNAFMPDDVKQDLLSYIEKIVKTGKNIFVTWYGGEPLLAREIVFDLSQKMIAIAEENNVEYSAGMVTNGYLISRDPDIVPNLKKNRIKFIHVTLDGPREVHDSRRMLKGSNGTTFNRILEGIKLLKANGIETYIRVNIDRSNIDKISRLLDVLKKTT, encoded by the coding sequence ATGAAACCGTCAGCTTATAATTTTGTCTGGTCAACCGATGACCCGGAAAAAGCAATAATTTTTAATAGTCTTACTACGGCACTGGCTGAAGTGAGAAAGAGCCGTATAGGCTTATTGAACGTTCCTCAGTTTGATTATGCTCTCCTGCCGGAAAACGAAAAGCAATTCGTTGACGAGCTACAAAAGGGAGGATTTGTCGTTGACGATACTGCCGACGAACTGAGAACGGTCAAATTTAACTATAACAGCGATAAATATGACAGCCTGATAGCCAGGCTGGTTATCGCTCCCACTTTAGCCTGCAACTTTGCCTGCTCCTACTGCTTCGAACAATCCGAAAAAAGCCAGAGCGGGAAGAGTGAGCAAAATGCTTTCATGCCAGACGATGTAAAACAGGATTTACTCAGCTATATTGAAAAAATAGTAAAGACTGGAAAAAATATATTTGTAACCTGGTACGGCGGCGAGCCTCTCCTCGCAAGAGAAATTGTTTTTGATTTATCGCAGAAAATGATTGCCATTGCGGAAGAAAATAACGTTGAGTATTCAGCCGGCATGGTTACTAACGGCTACCTGATTTCCAGAGACCCTGACATCGTGCCGAATCTCAAGAAGAACAGAATTAAGTTTATCCACGTTACCCTTGACGGACCCCGCGAGGTGCATGACAGCCGCCGAATGCTTAAAGGAAGCAACGGCACGACATTCAACCGGATTCTTGAAGGAATCAAGCTTCTGAAGGCAAACGGTATCGAGACATATATTCGCGTAAATATCGACCGCTCCAACATTGATAAGATCAGCAGACTCCTGGATGTGTTAAAGAAAACGACCTGA
- a CDS encoding restriction endonuclease, which translates to MSKQMYKWEENEQELEDYIVSVFERMLKNDNLKNFKIEKNHVEIGQGGFEHKFDVFYEVKIAGVSIKAAIECKYYNKRITEEMVRDFKSKLNECNNITGFILATKSYNAGAKKFADLNNIKLITDDQLPNIPGLLFLHTACAVPDSSVHGDPFWTIMRVTKDGKNTGSYYSLNGDEFNVLEIIVHERYRPIFLFISKKTAERALEADGAKDCAVFGVSRQQLKWICLLSQFFKCELLICSVLSLDSNGCLFAVKHSYDEILAEYDLE; encoded by the coding sequence ATGTCTAAGCAAATGTATAAGTGGGAAGAGAATGAGCAAGAGCTAGAGGATTATATTGTAAGCGTTTTCGAACGTATGTTAAAAAATGATAATTTAAAAAATTTCAAAATTGAAAAGAATCACGTCGAAATTGGACAGGGTGGGTTTGAGCATAAATTTGATGTTTTTTATGAGGTTAAAATAGCGGGAGTATCCATTAAAGCTGCAATAGAATGCAAATATTATAATAAAAGAATAACAGAAGAAATGGTCAGAGATTTTAAGTCTAAACTTAATGAATGCAATAATATTACTGGTTTTATTCTAGCTACTAAAAGCTATAATGCAGGAGCAAAAAAATTTGCGGATCTTAATAATATAAAACTGATAACTGATGATCAGTTACCAAATATACCAGGACTATTGTTTTTACACACTGCCTGTGCTGTGCCAGACTCAAGTGTACATGGTGACCCATTTTGGACTATTATGAGAGTAACTAAAGATGGGAAAAATACAGGTTCATATTATTCACTCAATGGCGACGAGTTCAATGTGTTAGAAATTATCGTCCACGAGCGATACAGGCCAATATTCTTATTCATATCAAAAAAGACTGCTGAGAGAGCATTAGAAGCCGATGGGGCAAAGGATTGTGCTGTTTTTGGAGTTAGTCGACAACAATTGAAATGGATTTGTCTCCTGTCACAGTTTTTTAAATGCGAATTACTAATCTGCAGCGTTTTGTCACTTGACTCAAATGGATGTCTCTTTGCGGTAAAACACTCATACGATGAAATTTTAGCTGAATATGATTTGGAATAA
- a CDS encoding HEPN domain-containing protein has protein sequence MKMKVEKKIQSEPDRTHFVRMCPYCNNFYMLSMITESLITMGVNPKYCGICYESDPFYKIHYSLEKVRILHKLSVTNLSINENTTVEKVQRVLLEQCVVNLATGFEVFFRDIFAIGMNLKFVKNEHSLISKFYKESKNEFLNIGKMDRIFKEELNVDLKSLFNEEIYSELKIIMHKRHAIVHNNGLVDKKFLTQSGIECNLGKMIPISSEEIEKYLATAEAIVKIVKQMFDQLFFPYLKERIDTELYLLVR, from the coding sequence ATGAAAATGAAAGTTGAAAAAAAAATTCAATCAGAACCAGATCGTACACATTTTGTTAGAATGTGTCCATACTGTAACAATTTTTATATGCTTTCTATGATTACGGAATCTCTTATTACTATGGGTGTTAATCCTAAATATTGTGGAATTTGCTACGAATCCGATCCTTTTTATAAAATTCATTATAGTCTGGAAAAAGTCCGTATTCTTCACAAACTTTCAGTTACCAATTTATCTATCAATGAAAATACAACAGTGGAAAAAGTTCAAAGAGTATTGTTAGAACAATGTGTTGTAAATCTTGCAACGGGATTTGAAGTATTCTTTAGAGACATTTTTGCTATCGGCATGAATTTAAAATTCGTAAAAAACGAACATTCATTAATATCTAAATTTTACAAAGAATCAAAAAATGAGTTCCTTAATATAGGAAAGATGGATAGGATATTTAAAGAAGAATTAAATGTCGATTTGAAATCTCTATTCAACGAGGAAATTTATTCAGAATTGAAAATTATTATGCATAAAAGACATGCTATTGTCCACAATAATGGATTGGTAGATAAAAAATTTCTCACTCAAAGTGGAATCGAGTGTAATTTGGGAAAAATGATACCAATAAGTAGTGAAGAAATTGAAAAATATTTAGCAACTGCTGAAGCAATTGTTAAAATAGTAAAACAAATGTTTGATCAGCTATTCTTTCCATATTTAAAGGAAAGGATTGATACTGAATTATACTTACTTGTTAGGTAA
- a CDS encoding tetratricopeptide repeat protein, whose amino-acid sequence MALHPTDYFRKERVFVDRETCIDNFKNFIQNPNQDYNALFYYGIAGIGKSKLQRELQSILDNEYPDILWVSMDLENEYHRNVSTFLVALRDKIQIKQHNMRFYRFNLAHAIFSKKSQPEIPLKNETYPIIKEDGFFYDILNALNETVFGSFLSIPVKRILDIINNAPENTLKFLKELPIDIKKLESMEAHEIEKILPGIFAADFTSNLGTNSRVCIFIDTYEAIWKDWRGVGSFSEKDKWIRKCLIPNMPGVSWVICGREQIKSRWAEDEKDWEMCMKEYPIEDLSEGYSERFLIECGVKEKDIRDVIVKASEGVPYYLNLSVDTYEQVCRSKKPEAKDFAGTKKEVFEKFVKYLDKNEIRTLNVLSAPNSWDRNLFELLIKKFNPTYSIYEFSDLIKYSFVKEVTDGSFSLHQLMRKSLQEHQDPTYRKEVHLFLHNYYSNKIKDIDIKSITPEHEMALIEAYYHAKEALKFAELGVWVIKNIELFDKAGYWKTIYSIYEDFVEILKEKVGSENIYLGIFMRRLAFLNEDRGRYKEAISYYQQVLKIFEKNIGKKILENNDVTVDDHSIAMVSNDLANCFLSIGEYEKALTLQQKVLKIVKNIVNEDPLYIALVQQNMANTYQYLGQYKRAMELCQEALNVREARLGEEDLEVAITLENLAAIHQHLGNYEKAFSLAQRALNIREKKLGPKHPHVAKNLSSLGVLCTIMGNLEEALKYNHRAVEIAEERLEEDHIGIAQTLSNLGATYQYMLRYDNALETYLRALQITEHSLGSDNPMLVNILNNIAETYRKMENYEKALEFYQRALNIANNRLGKEHPDTALILSNIGRLYIDKREFKKAHSICQQALDIRGKTLGTDHVDYAITLQDLGCIYGYVGRGDYALPLFERSLQIFENKLGTDHIRTKEAKRLVDTLKELKVQVIKELIESGTMVLDNGKWVVKKQDN is encoded by the coding sequence ATGGCACTTCATCCGACTGATTATTTTAGGAAGGAAAGGGTTTTTGTTGATCGCGAGACCTGCATTGATAATTTTAAAAACTTCATTCAAAACCCTAATCAAGATTATAATGCTCTGTTTTACTATGGCATAGCAGGCATCGGTAAAAGCAAACTGCAGCGTGAGTTACAAAGTATACTGGATAATGAATACCCTGATATTCTTTGGGTATCCATGGATCTGGAAAATGAATATCACAGAAATGTGAGTACCTTTTTAGTAGCACTCAGGGATAAAATTCAGATAAAGCAACACAATATGAGGTTCTATAGATTTAACTTGGCTCACGCAATATTCTCGAAAAAAAGTCAGCCTGAAATCCCCTTAAAAAATGAGACGTATCCAATAATTAAAGAAGATGGATTTTTTTATGATATACTAAATGCTCTTAATGAAACTGTGTTTGGGTCTTTTCTATCAATACCTGTAAAACGGATACTTGATATTATAAACAATGCTCCAGAAAACACCCTAAAGTTTTTGAAAGAATTGCCTATAGATATTAAAAAGCTTGAATCTATGGAAGCCCACGAAATTGAAAAGATATTACCAGGTATTTTTGCTGCAGATTTTACAAGTAATTTAGGCACAAATTCAAGAGTTTGTATTTTTATTGATACTTATGAAGCTATTTGGAAAGACTGGCGGGGAGTAGGTAGTTTCAGTGAAAAGGATAAATGGATACGAAAGTGCCTAATCCCTAATATGCCAGGGGTTTCATGGGTAATATGTGGGAGAGAACAGATTAAATCACGGTGGGCAGAAGATGAAAAAGACTGGGAAATGTGCATGAAAGAGTATCCTATAGAGGATCTATCAGAAGGATATAGTGAGCGATTCTTAATAGAATGTGGTGTAAAAGAGAAAGACATTCGAGATGTGATAGTTAAAGCAAGTGAAGGAGTTCCATATTATCTTAATCTGTCTGTTGATACCTACGAGCAAGTCTGTCGGAGCAAAAAGCCAGAAGCTAAAGACTTTGCAGGTACAAAGAAAGAGGTTTTTGAAAAATTTGTTAAATATCTTGATAAAAATGAAATTAGGACTCTAAATGTACTCTCAGCACCGAATTCATGGGATCGGAATCTATTCGAATTATTGATAAAAAAATTCAATCCAACCTATTCAATTTATGAATTTTCAGACTTAATTAAATATTCTTTTGTCAAAGAGGTCACAGATGGGAGTTTTTCACTCCACCAGTTAATGCGGAAAAGTCTTCAAGAACATCAAGATCCGACATATAGAAAAGAAGTCCATCTATTTTTGCATAATTACTATAGTAACAAAATCAAAGACATTGATATTAAATCAATCACACCAGAGCATGAGATGGCGTTAATCGAAGCTTATTATCATGCAAAAGAAGCATTAAAATTCGCAGAATTAGGTGTATGGGTTATCAAAAATATTGAACTATTTGACAAAGCAGGATATTGGAAAACAATTTATTCTATTTATGAAGATTTTGTAGAAATATTAAAAGAAAAGGTAGGATCTGAAAATATTTATCTTGGGATTTTCATGAGGAGACTAGCTTTCCTAAATGAAGATAGAGGTCGATATAAAGAAGCAATCTCTTATTACCAACAAGTTCTAAAGATATTTGAAAAAAATATAGGTAAAAAAATATTAGAGAATAACGATGTTACAGTTGACGACCATTCAATTGCAATGGTATCTAACGATTTAGCAAACTGTTTTCTGAGTATTGGGGAATATGAAAAAGCACTTACACTGCAACAAAAAGTCCTGAAAATTGTCAAAAATATTGTTAATGAGGATCCTCTTTATATTGCACTTGTACAACAAAACATGGCGAATACTTATCAATACTTAGGCCAGTATAAAAGAGCAATGGAGCTATGTCAAGAAGCTTTAAATGTTCGAGAAGCTCGTTTAGGGGAAGAAGACCTCGAAGTTGCGATTACGCTAGAAAATCTGGCAGCAATTCATCAGCATTTAGGTAACTATGAAAAAGCTTTTTCCCTAGCTCAAAGAGCACTTAATATAAGAGAAAAAAAGCTTGGTCCTAAACATCCCCACGTTGCAAAAAATCTGTCTAGTTTGGGAGTACTGTGTACTATAATGGGCAACCTTGAAGAAGCCTTGAAATACAATCATAGGGCTGTTGAAATTGCAGAAGAAAGATTAGAGGAAGATCATATAGGTATTGCACAAACCCTATCCAACTTAGGAGCTACTTACCAATATATGCTCAGGTACGATAATGCATTAGAGACATATCTACGAGCTTTACAAATAACTGAACATAGTTTGGGATCAGATAATCCAATGCTTGTAAATATACTAAATAATATAGCAGAAACATATCGCAAAATGGAAAATTACGAAAAAGCACTAGAATTTTACCAAAGAGCCTTAAATATAGCTAATAATCGTCTTGGAAAGGAACATCCCGATACTGCATTAATTCTTAGCAACATTGGAAGGCTCTATATTGACAAAAGAGAATTTAAAAAAGCACATTCAATTTGCCAACAGGCACTTGATATTCGGGGTAAAACACTGGGAACTGATCACGTTGATTATGCAATAACACTACAGGATCTAGGATGTATTTATGGATATGTTGGAAGGGGAGACTATGCTTTACCCTTATTTGAACGCTCGTTGCAGATATTCGAAAATAAACTAGGTACTGACCACATACGTACTAAGGAAGCTAAACGGTTGGTGGATACTCTAAAGGAATTAAAAGTACAGGTAATAAAAGAATTAATAGAATCTGGAACTATGGTTTTAGATAATGGTAAATGGGTTGTCAAAAAGCAGGATAACTAA